A genomic region of Saccopteryx bilineata isolate mSacBil1 chromosome 1, mSacBil1_pri_phased_curated, whole genome shotgun sequence contains the following coding sequences:
- the LOC136320603 gene encoding olfactory receptor 52J3-like → MLYNNRSLFHPVTFFLIGIPGMEEVHVWISLPFCSFYLVALLGNATILLVIKAEKTLREPMFYFLAILSSVDLALSTTSVPRMLGIFWFDAHEINFGACVAQMFLIHVFTGMEAEVLLAMAFDRYVAICAPLHYTTILTPQVLIGISLYILIFPVLVILPIIYLIYRLPFCQARIIAHSYCEHMGIAKLSCGNIRINAIYGLFVVSVFLMYLVLIVISYVYILHAVFRLPSQEARLKALSTCGSHIAVLCVFYIPSVFSSLTHRFGHNIPHYIHILVANLYLIIPPSLNPIIYGVRTKQI, encoded by the coding sequence ATGCTTTATAACAATAGGagcctttttcacccagtcacATTTTTTCTCATTGGAATCCCTGGTATGGAAGAGGTTCATGTCTGGATCTCCCTGCCTTTCTGCTCTTTTTACCTTGTGGCTTTACTGGGCAATGCCACAATTCTGCTAGTCATCAAGGCTGAGAAGACCCTCCGGGAGCCGATGTTCTACTTTCTGGCCATTCTTTCATCAGTTGATTTGGCCCTTTCCACAACCTCTGTGCCCCGCATGCTAGGTATCTTCTGGTTTGATGCACATGAGATTAACTTTGGAGCATGTGTGGCCCAGATGTTTTTGATCCATGTCTTCACTGGAATGGAGGCTGAGGTCTTACTGGCTATGGCCTTTGACCGTTATGTGGCAATCTGTGCTCCACTCCACTACACAACTATCTTAACACCCCAGGTGCTAATTGGCATtagtttatacattttaattttcccaGTTCTAGTTATACTTCCCATCATCTATCTCATCTACCGCCTACCCTTTTGTCAGGCTCGGATAATAGCTCATTCCTACTGTGAGCACATGGGCATTGCAAAGCTGTCCTGTGGAAACATTCGTATCAATGCTATCTATGGGCTCTTTGTAGTCTCTGTCTTTCTTATGTACCTGGTTCTTATTGTCATTTCCTATGTCTACATTCTTCATGCAGTCTTCCGCCTCCCCTCACAGGAAGCAAGACTAAAAGCCTTAAGCACCTGTGGTTCCCACATTGCAGTTCTCTGTGTTTTCTATATTCCGTCAGTCTTCTCTTCCCTCACTCATCGATTTGGACACAACATACCCCATTATATCCATATTCTTGTTGCCAATCTCTACTTGATTATTCCACCCTCACTCAACCCCATCATTTATGGTGTGAGGACCAAACAGATATGA